One segment of Acidovorax sp. DW039 DNA contains the following:
- a CDS encoding M23 family metallopeptidase, whose translation MIHGLTTASLALLDRLSQTVQQHPKRITAAVAAVLLTGGGGAFAVASLGPDAAELPTKMVSYPVESLAENVALEALDAPGFSLFRSEQTRSSDTAESLLQRMGVADPAAAAFLRSDNAVRQNLLGRTGRMVSAETTDDHRLVRLTARWAPDDGGTFRRLVVERKDDGFNSRIETAPLTKGTRLAGGVIRSSLFAATDAANIPDAVAVQVAEIFSGNIDFHRSLRKEDRFAVVYETLEADGEPLRSGRVLSAEFRNNGKTHQAVWFQESESNKGAYYTLEGESMRRAYLASPVEFSRVTSGFKMRLHPILQTWRAHLGTDYAAPTGTPVRTVGDGVVEFAGVQNGFGNVVFIKHRNQHVTVYAHLSRIDVKNGQSVSQGQTVGAVGATGWATGPHLHFEFRINGQHQDPQTIAQQSEAAAPVSAAARPAFDRLASSMRTQLSAAELIQQASAQ comes from the coding sequence TTGATTCACGGCTTGACCACCGCCAGCTTGGCATTGCTTGATCGACTGTCCCAGACCGTACAACAACATCCCAAACGCATCACTGCCGCCGTCGCGGCCGTGCTGCTGACGGGCGGCGGCGGTGCTTTCGCTGTAGCGTCCCTGGGCCCAGACGCTGCAGAACTGCCCACCAAAATGGTGAGCTATCCGGTGGAGTCGCTTGCAGAGAACGTCGCACTGGAAGCGCTGGATGCCCCCGGCTTCTCCCTGTTCCGCTCCGAACAAACACGCAGCAGCGATACGGCCGAGTCCCTGCTGCAGCGCATGGGGGTGGCAGACCCTGCCGCTGCCGCATTTTTGCGCAGCGACAACGCTGTGCGCCAGAACCTGCTGGGCCGCACGGGTCGCATGGTTTCAGCCGAAACCACCGATGACCACCGTCTGGTGCGCCTGACAGCACGCTGGGCTCCTGACGATGGTGGAACCTTCCGCCGACTGGTGGTCGAGCGCAAGGACGATGGCTTCAATTCGCGTATTGAGACCGCGCCTCTGACCAAAGGCACGCGCCTGGCAGGGGGCGTCATCCGCAGTTCGCTGTTTGCCGCGACCGATGCCGCCAACATCCCCGATGCGGTGGCAGTTCAGGTCGCAGAAATCTTTTCCGGCAACATCGATTTCCATCGCTCCTTGCGCAAGGAAGACCGTTTTGCCGTGGTGTACGAAACCCTTGAGGCCGATGGCGAGCCCCTGCGCAGCGGGCGCGTGCTGAGCGCAGAATTTCGCAATAACGGCAAAACCCACCAGGCCGTCTGGTTCCAGGAAAGCGAGAGCAACAAGGGCGCTTATTACACGCTGGAAGGCGAAAGCATGCGCCGCGCATACCTTGCCTCGCCAGTGGAGTTTTCGCGCGTCACCAGCGGCTTCAAGATGCGCCTGCATCCCATCCTGCAAACATGGCGCGCCCACCTGGGCACTGATTACGCCGCACCGACCGGCACCCCTGTGCGCACGGTGGGCGACGGTGTCGTGGAGTTCGCCGGTGTGCAAAACGGGTTTGGAAATGTCGTTTTCATCAAGCACCGCAATCAGCACGTCACCGTATACGCCCACTTGAGCCGCATTGACGTGAAAAACGGCCAATCGGTGTCGCAGGGGCAGACGGTGGGTGCGGTCGGCGCTACAGGCTGGGCCACAGGACCCCATCTGCACTTTGAGTTCCGCATCAACGGGCAGCACCAGGATCCTCAAACCATTGCCCAGCAAAGCGAGGCAGCAGCCCCCGTATCTGCGGCAGCACGCCCCGCATTCGACCGCTTGGCCTCCTCCATGCGCACCCAGCTCTCCGCGGCAGAGCTGATTCAGCAAGCCAGCGCCCAGTGA
- a CDS encoding LysR substrate-binding domain-containing protein, producing the protein MSTADNAPAIPRSRPVGAGHWRAFLAVAKHLNFRAAADELALTQSAVSRQIQALEDEVGVPLFLRHTRAVELTSAGSQLHRAVGPALERVDSAVRQVRLSAGRKLVSITTWASFASMWLIPRLEEFQRDHPGIDIRIDATDAKQDLETSDVDLAIRYALPGAPMQGAHRLFGEQLAVVGSPWLLKNKPSVRTPADVARFTLIEAGDAYRTQHLEWLSWRRWFEQFGTTQVQPERWIYFNYAHQIVQATLSGQGLALARMPLIADALASGDLVEVLPRHRLDSPLAYWLLLGPRSGHRPEVQAFCAWLQAQAQITRTAIGDVPDPDTQDQLD; encoded by the coding sequence ATGAGCACTGCCGACAACGCCCCAGCCATTCCCCGCTCCCGCCCGGTGGGCGCAGGCCACTGGCGGGCTTTTCTGGCGGTGGCCAAGCATCTGAACTTTCGCGCGGCCGCTGATGAGCTGGCACTGACCCAATCTGCGGTCAGTCGGCAGATCCAGGCGCTGGAGGACGAAGTGGGAGTGCCCCTGTTCCTGCGCCACACGCGGGCTGTGGAGTTGACGAGCGCGGGCTCGCAGTTGCACCGCGCGGTAGGGCCAGCGCTGGAGCGGGTGGACAGCGCCGTGCGGCAGGTGCGGCTGAGTGCAGGGCGCAAGCTGGTTTCCATCACCACCTGGGCCAGCTTCGCTTCGATGTGGCTGATACCGCGCTTGGAAGAGTTCCAGCGCGACCATCCAGGCATCGACATCCGCATCGATGCCACGGATGCAAAGCAGGACCTGGAAACCTCGGATGTGGACCTGGCCATCCGCTACGCCCTGCCTGGCGCACCAATGCAAGGCGCGCACCGTCTGTTTGGCGAGCAGCTGGCGGTGGTGGGCAGCCCCTGGCTGCTCAAGAACAAGCCCTCGGTGCGCACGCCTGCCGATGTGGCGCGGTTCACCCTGATCGAGGCCGGAGATGCCTACCGCACCCAGCACCTGGAGTGGCTGAGCTGGCGCCGCTGGTTTGAGCAGTTTGGCACCACCCAGGTCCAGCCCGAGCGCTGGATTTACTTCAACTACGCCCACCAGATCGTGCAGGCCACCCTCAGCGGCCAGGGTCTGGCACTGGCACGCATGCCGCTGATTGCCGACGCGCTGGCCTCGGGTGACCTGGTGGAGGTGCTGCCACGCCACCGGCTGGACTCGCCCCTTGCCTACTGGCTGCTGCTGGGCCCGCGCAGCGGGCACAGGCCCGAGGTGCAGGCTTTTTGCGCCTGGCTGCAAGCGCAGGCCCAAATTACCCGCACGGCCATTGGCGACGTGCCCGACCCAGACACCCAGGATCAGCTGGACTGA
- the glmU gene encoding bifunctional UDP-N-acetylglucosamine diphosphorylase/glucosamine-1-phosphate N-acetyltransferase GlmU gives MTPLDILIMAAGKGTRMKSRTPKVLQRLAGRPLLHHVLDQAAHLQARSAIVITGHGATEVEAATAGFTGAAAHFDLKFVRQEPQLGTGHAVQQAVPHLPADGTAVVLSGDVPLTQADTLRALVAASGGERLALLTVTLPDPTGYGRIVRNADGAVQGIVEHKDATDAQRAITEVYSGIMAVPARLLTPWLARLTNNNAQGEYYLTDVVAMAVADGVPVMAHRITDALQVAGVNSPLQLAELERAHQLRQACALMEQGVRLADPARFDLRDDTRIGVRGELVCGQDVEIDVNCVFTGRVELGEGVSIGANCCISNACIAAGAVIHPYTHIDGEKAGATVGEGALIGPFARLRPGAQLGREVHIGNFVEVKNSTLADGAKANHLAYLGDATVGERVNYGAGSITANYDGANKHRTVIEADVHIGSNCVLVAPVTIGAGGTVGGGSTITKSTEPGALSVARGKQISIANWPRPTKKPKA, from the coding sequence ATGACTCCACTCGACATCCTCATCATGGCGGCCGGCAAGGGCACGCGCATGAAAAGCCGCACCCCCAAAGTGCTGCAACGCCTGGCCGGGCGCCCCCTGCTGCACCATGTGCTGGACCAGGCTGCCCACCTGCAGGCCCGCAGCGCCATCGTCATCACGGGCCACGGTGCTACAGAAGTAGAAGCGGCTACCGCTGGATTCACGGGCGCTGCAGCCCATTTTGATCTGAAGTTTGTGCGGCAGGAGCCGCAATTGGGCACCGGCCATGCCGTGCAGCAGGCCGTGCCCCATCTGCCCGCGGATGGCACGGCGGTCGTACTCTCAGGCGATGTGCCTCTTACCCAAGCAGATACTTTGCGCGCCCTGGTGGCTGCCAGCGGTGGCGAGCGGCTGGCGCTGCTGACGGTGACCCTGCCTGACCCCACAGGCTACGGCCGCATCGTGCGCAATGCCGATGGCGCGGTGCAAGGCATCGTCGAGCACAAAGACGCCACCGATGCGCAGCGCGCCATTACCGAGGTCTACAGCGGCATCATGGCCGTGCCCGCGCGCCTGCTCACGCCCTGGCTGGCAAGGCTGACGAACAACAACGCGCAGGGCGAGTACTACCTGACCGACGTGGTCGCCATGGCAGTGGCCGACGGTGTGCCCGTGATGGCCCATCGCATCACCGATGCGCTGCAGGTGGCAGGCGTGAACAGCCCGCTGCAACTGGCCGAGCTGGAGCGAGCCCACCAACTGCGCCAGGCCTGTGCCTTGATGGAGCAGGGCGTGCGCCTGGCCGATCCTGCCCGCTTTGACCTCCGCGACGACACCCGCATCGGCGTGCGCGGTGAACTGGTGTGCGGGCAGGATGTGGAGATTGACGTGAACTGCGTCTTCACCGGCCGCGTGGAGCTGGGCGAGGGCGTGAGCATTGGCGCCAACTGCTGTATTTCCAATGCATGCATCGCGGCGGGCGCCGTCATCCATCCCTACACCCACATCGACGGCGAAAAGGCCGGCGCCACCGTGGGCGAAGGCGCGCTGATCGGCCCCTTTGCCCGCCTGCGCCCTGGTGCGCAACTGGGCCGCGAGGTTCACATCGGCAACTTTGTGGAGGTGAAGAACAGCACGCTGGCCGATGGTGCCAAGGCCAACCACCTGGCCTACCTGGGCGACGCCACGGTGGGCGAGCGCGTGAACTACGGCGCAGGCAGCATCACCGCCAACTACGACGGTGCGAACAAGCACCGCACCGTGATCGAGGCCGATGTGCACATCGGCAGCAACTGCGTGCTGGTGGCACCTGTGACCATTGGCGCGGGCGGCACGGTGGGCGGCGGCAGCACCATCACCAAGAGCACGGAGCCCGGCGCGTTGAGCGTGGCCCGTGGCAAGCAGATCAGCATTGCCAACTGGCCCCGCCCCACGAAGAAACCCAAGGCCTGA
- the tyrS gene encoding tyrosine--tRNA ligase, with protein MNQSAVTTSPLSDGVRQALEISLRGVDELLPQDEWVKKLVRSETTGTPLRIKLGLDPTAPDIHIGHTVVLNKMRQLQDLGHQVIFLIGDFTSLIGDPSGRNSTRPPLTPEQIKVNAETYYKQASLVLDPAKTEIRYNSEWSEPLGASGMIQLAAKYTVARMMERDDFHKRFTSGQSISVHEFLYPLMQGYDSVALKSDLELGGTDQKFNLLMGRHLQQEYGQEPQCVLTMPLLVGLDGVDKMSKSKNNYIGITEDANTMFAKVLSISDTLMWDWYTLLSFKSLQEIAALKAEVANGRNPKDAKVMLAKEITTRFHSAAAAEAAEQDFINRSKGGVPDEIPEVALSGAPLGIGALLKQANLAPSTSEANRLIDGGGVRVDGSVVSDKGLKLESGTYVVQVGKRKFARVTLAA; from the coding sequence ATGAATCAATCTGCTGTTACAACAAGCCCGCTGTCCGATGGTGTACGTCAGGCCCTCGAAATCTCGCTGCGCGGTGTGGACGAGTTGCTGCCGCAGGATGAGTGGGTCAAGAAGCTGGTTCGCTCCGAAACCACGGGCACACCCCTGCGTATCAAACTGGGGCTGGATCCTACGGCTCCCGACATCCACATCGGCCACACCGTGGTGCTGAACAAGATGCGCCAGTTGCAAGATCTGGGCCATCAGGTCATCTTTTTGATCGGTGACTTCACCAGCCTGATCGGTGACCCTTCTGGGCGCAACAGCACACGCCCGCCGCTCACCCCCGAGCAGATCAAGGTCAACGCAGAAACCTACTACAAGCAGGCCAGCCTGGTGCTGGACCCTGCCAAGACGGAAATTCGCTACAACAGCGAATGGAGTGAGCCGCTGGGCGCTTCCGGCATGATCCAGCTGGCAGCCAAGTACACCGTGGCGCGCATGATGGAGCGGGACGATTTCCACAAGCGCTTCACTTCGGGCCAGTCCATCAGCGTGCATGAGTTCCTGTACCCGCTGATGCAGGGTTATGACTCGGTGGCACTCAAGAGTGATCTGGAGCTGGGCGGCACCGACCAGAAGTTCAACCTGCTCATGGGGCGCCACCTGCAGCAGGAATATGGTCAGGAGCCGCAGTGCGTGCTCACCATGCCGTTGCTCGTGGGGCTGGACGGCGTGGACAAGATGTCCAAGTCCAAGAACAACTACATCGGTATTACCGAGGATGCCAACACCATGTTTGCCAAGGTGCTGTCGATTTCGGACACGCTGATGTGGGACTGGTACACCCTGCTGTCGTTCAAGAGCCTGCAAGAAATTGCCGCGCTCAAGGCCGAGGTGGCGAACGGGCGCAATCCCAAGGATGCCAAGGTGATGCTGGCCAAGGAGATCACCACCCGCTTTCACAGCGCGGCAGCGGCCGAGGCAGCAGAGCAGGACTTCATCAATCGCAGCAAGGGCGGCGTGCCGGACGAGATTCCGGAAGTGGCACTCAGCGGTGCCCCACTGGGCATTGGCGCGCTGCTCAAGCAAGCCAATCTGGCTCCTTCCACCAGCGAAGCCAACCGCCTGATCGATGGCGGCGGTGTGCGTGTGGATGGCAGCGTGGTCAGCGACAAAGGCCTGAAGCTGGAATCTGGTACGTATGTGGTGCAGGTGGGCAAGCGCAAGTTTGCCCGTGTAACGCTGGCTGCTTGA
- a CDS encoding Lrp/AsnC family transcriptional regulator — protein MESINLDDIDLQLLNLLQQDAAQSNQILAEKVHVSPPTCLRRVKRLHDAGLIERQVALLQPDKLAAIQGHGLACIVEVTLDRQGAEALDAFEARAVAEDAVQQCWRVSPGPDFVLVVHTRDMPGYLALSQRLFTADANVRNVKAFFSTKRAKFETKVPLALDK, from the coding sequence ATGGAATCAATCAACCTGGATGACATCGACCTGCAGCTGCTGAACCTCCTGCAGCAGGATGCGGCCCAAAGCAACCAGATCCTGGCAGAAAAGGTGCATGTGTCCCCGCCCACCTGCCTGCGGCGGGTCAAGCGCCTGCACGATGCCGGACTGATTGAGCGCCAGGTGGCCCTGCTGCAGCCCGACAAGCTGGCGGCCATCCAGGGGCATGGCCTGGCGTGCATTGTGGAGGTGACCCTGGACCGCCAGGGCGCAGAGGCGCTGGATGCGTTTGAAGCCCGCGCCGTAGCCGAGGACGCAGTGCAGCAGTGCTGGCGCGTGTCGCCAGGACCCGACTTTGTGCTGGTGGTGCACACCCGCGACATGCCGGGGTATCTGGCCCTGTCGCAGCGGCTGTTCACGGCCGATGCCAATGTGCGCAATGTGAAGGCATTCTTCAGCACCAAGCGCGCAAAGTTTGAAACAAAAGTGCCGCTAGCGCTTGATAAATAA
- a CDS encoding GGDEF domain-containing protein, translated as MNTPAPPPTDNFRMLIRQASALCVVVHSLYIALFAWAQVDGLAWLNVLSVATHALAFHLSRPQGHLRAATLLLIGEITVHAIAATVFVGWHTGFHYLMLPVIPVAMLSSSEHATLKNTIALCLSAIYLGLDGWSDQNTPLYVLNGTLQDLLRYQNIVTLLLAFIILSRGYYNVVTQAQAALARQASTDPLTGAINRRGLMEIGRAELHRMRHARPPKPGETEPPLALLLCDIDHFKRINDTHGHKAGDLVLQDFHRRALGVTRSSDSICRWGGEEFLILLPDTDKAGALQLAERLRVAVNSAPFTTGSAELQVTVTVGVSILGKDESLMDAVHRADKALYRGKRAGRDQVVGSPETSLLAEQQTN; from the coding sequence ATGAACACCCCAGCCCCACCACCCACCGACAACTTCCGGATGCTGATCCGGCAGGCGTCTGCGCTGTGCGTGGTGGTGCACAGCCTATACATCGCCCTGTTTGCGTGGGCACAGGTGGATGGGCTGGCTTGGCTGAATGTGCTCAGTGTGGCCACCCATGCACTGGCCTTTCACCTGTCCCGCCCGCAGGGACATTTGCGGGCAGCCACGCTGCTGCTGATCGGTGAAATCACGGTGCACGCCATTGCTGCGACGGTCTTTGTCGGCTGGCACACGGGCTTTCACTACCTCATGCTGCCGGTGATACCGGTCGCCATGCTGTCTTCCAGCGAACACGCTACGCTCAAGAACACCATTGCGCTGTGCCTCTCGGCCATCTACCTGGGGCTGGATGGGTGGAGCGACCAGAACACTCCGCTTTACGTGCTGAACGGCACCTTGCAAGACCTGCTGCGCTACCAGAACATTGTCACGCTGCTGCTGGCGTTCATCATCCTCTCGCGTGGTTACTACAACGTGGTCACGCAAGCGCAGGCGGCGCTAGCCCGGCAGGCATCCACCGACCCGCTGACGGGAGCCATCAACCGCAGGGGCCTGATGGAAATCGGCCGCGCCGAGCTGCACCGCATGCGCCATGCCCGGCCACCCAAGCCGGGCGAGACAGAGCCACCGCTGGCGCTGCTGCTGTGCGATATCGACCACTTCAAGCGCATCAACGATACCCACGGACACAAGGCGGGTGATCTGGTGCTGCAGGACTTTCACCGCCGGGCCCTGGGGGTGACGCGCTCGTCCGACAGCATCTGCCGCTGGGGCGGTGAGGAGTTTCTGATCCTGCTGCCCGATACCGACAAGGCGGGCGCCCTTCAGCTGGCAGAGCGGCTGCGGGTGGCTGTGAACTCCGCCCCCTTCACCACGGGCTCTGCCGAGCTGCAGGTGACCGTCACCGTGGGGGTGAGCATTCTGGGCAAGGACGAATCGCTGATGGATGCCGTACACCGCGCGGACAAGGCGCTTTACCGGGGTAAGCGCGCCGGGCGCGACCAGGTTGTCGGCAGCCCGGAAACCAGCCTTCTTGCAGAGCAACAGACCAACTGA
- a CDS encoding DUF2917 domain-containing protein — MQTPSSPSHPSSPLSSLAPLSSSSSSMTDKAAQPGAETPSPAGCWRLAPGRALSLMPQVPSTLHIVRGRVWLTTGDAAPDQVLPAGARITVEPGQHVVMEPWADGRTAHPSHDGAVSFCWDALPQARVASQSPVAGQVHDWERSVAKPMRDLLQALAGAGRAVGQAGVDVCVAVARLAAGVAHFAFASLGAGQPRRHMSVVPETATTTPCACKVS; from the coding sequence ATGCAGACGCCCAGCTCACCCTCGCATCCATCCTCGCCCCTATCCTCTTTGGCCCCGCTGTCGTCCTCTTCGTCTTCCATGACTGACAAGGCGGCTCAACCTGGCGCAGAGACCCCTTCACCTGCCGGTTGCTGGCGGCTGGCACCCGGGCGGGCGCTTTCGCTCATGCCGCAAGTGCCCAGCACCTTGCACATTGTGCGCGGCAGGGTGTGGCTGACCACGGGGGATGCCGCTCCAGACCAGGTGCTGCCTGCGGGTGCCCGCATCACGGTGGAGCCTGGGCAGCATGTGGTGATGGAACCCTGGGCTGATGGACGCACCGCGCACCCCTCGCACGATGGGGCAGTGAGCTTCTGCTGGGATGCGTTGCCGCAAGCTCGCGTGGCCTCGCAGAGCCCGGTGGCGGGCCAGGTGCATGACTGGGAACGCAGCGTGGCAAAGCCCATGCGTGATCTGCTTCAGGCCCTGGCAGGTGCGGGCCGCGCCGTGGGGCAGGCCGGGGTCGATGTCTGCGTGGCTGTTGCGCGTCTGGCCGCAGGGGTGGCGCACTTTGCGTTTGCCTCCTTGGGGGCTGGGCAACCACGGCGGCACATGTCCGTTGTGCCGGAGACTGCAACTACGACTCCTTGTGCCTGCAAAGTGTCCTGA
- a CDS encoding ATP-binding protein yields MQDDALTPEQLCAALAASQQQMADMAAAQEEFVRAVSHDLRAPLRHITSYGKLVREVLGDLPADVRASEPLQEAQGFIGTMEQSARRMALMLDGLLALSRVGRAPLHLQPVDLARAVAQAREVLSATWSGQAAPAVQWDVAADWPTVHADPALLQELLQQVLGNALKFSQHQSTPCINLRPVAAEQGAGWVAWEVQDNGVGFNPQRAASLFGIFQRLHRETEFEGVGAGLAVCRAIAQRHGAVITATAAVGQGCTVRVEWPAPPVVSMD; encoded by the coding sequence ATGCAAGACGATGCCCTGACCCCCGAGCAACTGTGCGCTGCACTGGCCGCCAGCCAGCAGCAGATGGCCGACATGGCCGCTGCGCAGGAGGAGTTTGTGCGTGCCGTATCGCACGACCTGCGCGCGCCGCTGCGGCACATCACCTCCTACGGCAAGCTGGTGCGCGAGGTGCTGGGCGACTTGCCTGCCGATGTACGGGCCAGCGAGCCCTTGCAAGAAGCCCAGGGCTTTATCGGAACCATGGAGCAGTCGGCCCGCCGCATGGCGCTGATGCTGGACGGGCTGCTGGCCCTGTCCCGTGTTGGGAGAGCGCCTTTGCATCTGCAGCCGGTGGATTTGGCGCGCGCTGTGGCCCAGGCTCGGGAGGTCTTGTCTGCCACTTGGAGTGGACAGGCGGCCCCTGCCGTGCAATGGGATGTGGCAGCCGATTGGCCCACGGTGCATGCCGACCCCGCTTTGCTGCAAGAACTGCTGCAGCAGGTGCTGGGCAATGCGCTCAAGTTCAGCCAGCATCAATCCACCCCTTGCATCAATCTGCGCCCCGTGGCGGCGGAGCAGGGGGCAGGCTGGGTGGCGTGGGAGGTGCAGGACAACGGCGTGGGCTTCAACCCCCAGCGGGCGGCGAGTCTGTTTGGCATCTTCCAGCGCCTGCACCGCGAGACGGAATTTGAAGGTGTGGGCGCAGGCCTGGCCGTGTGCCGCGCCATCGCACAGCGCCACGGCGCAGTCATCACCGCTACGGCTGCGGTGGGGCAGGGCTGCACGGTGCGGGTGGAGTGGCCTGCCCCACCCGTTGTTTCGATGGATTGA
- a CDS encoding anhydro-N-acetylmuramic acid kinase produces MRELFIGLMSGTSLDGADAVLVDFAAKPLEVIAHCFAPFPDSLRAELLALNSPGNNELHRAALAGNAVSRTYADLVDQLLRQSGTERETVRAIGAHGQTVRHRPQEFDATGYTLQLQNPALLAERSGIPVVADFRSRDVAAGGQGAPLVPAFHQGVFGSATETVLVLNIGGISNLSVLCHDGAVSGFDCGPGNALMDYWCQEHTGQPFDIGGQWARTGNVAPALLNQLLQEPFLQKAPPKSTGRDLFNPTWLAGQLGPHAHMAPADVQATLTEFTAQACAQATRVFAANARVLAVCGGGALNTYLMERLQHLHPALQVRPTDALGLPAMQVEASAFAWLARQALLGLPGNLQSVTGARGARVLGAIYPA; encoded by the coding sequence ATGCGTGAGCTATTCATCGGACTGATGTCCGGAACGTCTCTGGATGGCGCGGATGCCGTGTTGGTGGACTTCGCTGCGAAGCCGCTTGAGGTGATCGCGCATTGTTTTGCACCCTTTCCAGACTCCCTTCGGGCAGAACTGCTGGCGCTCAACAGTCCTGGCAACAACGAATTGCACCGTGCTGCACTGGCTGGGAATGCCGTCAGCCGGACTTACGCTGACCTGGTAGACCAGCTGCTTCGCCAGAGTGGCACGGAGCGCGAAACGGTTCGTGCCATAGGAGCACACGGGCAAACGGTACGCCATCGCCCCCAGGAATTTGACGCCACGGGCTACACCTTGCAGCTGCAAAACCCCGCGTTGCTGGCAGAGCGTTCCGGAATTCCTGTAGTCGCTGATTTCCGAAGCCGTGACGTGGCGGCTGGCGGCCAAGGAGCCCCGCTGGTGCCGGCGTTTCATCAAGGCGTCTTTGGCAGCGCCACAGAGACCGTTCTGGTTCTCAATATCGGAGGCATCTCCAACCTCAGCGTGCTTTGCCACGACGGTGCCGTTTCAGGGTTTGACTGCGGCCCAGGCAATGCATTGATGGATTATTGGTGCCAGGAGCACACAGGTCAGCCGTTTGACATCGGCGGCCAATGGGCCCGCACAGGCAATGTTGCTCCGGCCTTGCTGAACCAGCTGCTCCAAGAGCCCTTCCTGCAAAAAGCTCCGCCCAAAAGCACGGGCCGAGACCTTTTCAACCCGACCTGGCTGGCAGGGCAGTTGGGGCCGCATGCACACATGGCTCCGGCAGACGTGCAGGCGACGCTGACAGAATTCACGGCGCAGGCTTGCGCACAGGCTACGCGGGTTTTTGCCGCCAACGCCCGTGTTCTTGCGGTGTGTGGGGGCGGAGCGCTGAACACCTACCTGATGGAGCGCCTTCAGCACCTGCATCCAGCATTACAGGTGCGCCCAACGGATGCGTTGGGCCTGCCCGCCATGCAGGTGGAAGCCAGCGCTTTCGCATGGCTTGCGCGTCAGGCCCTTTTGGGACTTCCAGGCAATCTCCAAAGCGTCACGGGCGCCAGAGGCGCCCGTGTTTTGGGGGCTATTTACCCCGCGTAA
- a CDS encoding Crp/Fnr family transcriptional regulator yields the protein MNTPSPASCPPHCRDCRLRRTEAFTPLKPELVDFIQSFRAETATVPAGSSVVHEGQTNARLFTLYAGWAFRYKTLSDGRRQILNFLLPGDLVGLQQEFDSVSLHGVEALTDCSLCVFPNDSLWAVFREHPRLGYDITWLAAHEESHVDDNLLSTGRRNATERVAMLLVHLYRRMERLGLVEDGSVAFPLNQQHIADALGLSLVHTNKTLRRLSALGLHELKNGRLRLLNPRALARIAEYYDAAERPKPLL from the coding sequence ATGAACACCCCATCACCAGCCTCATGCCCGCCCCACTGCCGGGATTGCAGGTTGCGCCGTACCGAGGCGTTCACCCCTCTCAAGCCCGAGCTGGTGGACTTCATCCAGAGTTTCCGCGCCGAAACTGCCACCGTGCCTGCGGGCAGCAGTGTGGTGCATGAAGGGCAGACCAACGCACGCCTGTTCACGCTCTATGCAGGCTGGGCATTTCGTTACAAGACGCTGAGCGATGGCCGCCGCCAGATCCTCAATTTTTTGCTGCCCGGCGACTTGGTGGGCCTGCAGCAGGAGTTTGACAGCGTGTCTCTGCATGGTGTGGAGGCGTTGACCGATTGCTCGCTGTGCGTCTTCCCGAACGACAGCCTCTGGGCTGTGTTCCGCGAGCATCCCCGCCTGGGCTACGACATCACCTGGCTCGCGGCCCACGAAGAGAGCCACGTAGACGACAACCTGCTGAGCACAGGGCGGCGCAATGCCACCGAGCGCGTGGCCATGCTGCTGGTGCATCTGTATCGCCGCATGGAACGCCTGGGGCTGGTGGAAGATGGCAGCGTGGCATTTCCTCTGAACCAGCAGCACATTGCCGATGCGCTGGGCCTCTCGCTGGTCCACACCAACAAGACCTTGCGACGCCTGTCGGCGCTGGGTTTGCACGAGCTGAAGAACGGACGGTTGCGCTTGCTCAACCCCCGTGCGCTGGCGCGCATTGCCGAGTATTACGACGCGGCTGAGCGGCCCAAGCCTTTGCTGTGA
- a CDS encoding BLUF domain-containing protein: protein MNHSIDLYEVLYVSTLAPDQPLQVVAEIAAVARHANAQLEITGLLIFDGQRFCQQLEGPQIPVLKLMERIRNDARHMNVEVLHHGPLPARRFQQFSLAFSTVEDEDALPRMEQLDGAAALDAFEAMRKELVL, encoded by the coding sequence ATGAACCATTCCATTGATCTATACGAAGTGCTTTACGTGAGCACGCTTGCCCCTGACCAGCCCCTGCAGGTCGTGGCCGAAATCGCCGCCGTGGCGCGCCACGCCAATGCCCAGCTGGAAATCACAGGCCTACTCATCTTCGATGGACAACGGTTCTGCCAGCAGCTGGAGGGGCCGCAAATCCCCGTGCTCAAACTGATGGAGCGCATACGCAACGATGCGCGCCACATGAATGTGGAAGTGCTGCACCACGGGCCGTTGCCCGCGCGACGCTTTCAGCAGTTCAGCCTGGCCTTCAGCACGGTGGAGGACGAAGACGCCCTGCCCCGCATGGAGCAACTGGATGGTGCTGCAGCGCTGGATGCGTTTGAAGCCATGCGCAAAGAGCTGGTGCTGTGA